A DNA window from Ctenopharyngodon idella isolate HZGC_01 chromosome 10, HZGC01, whole genome shotgun sequence contains the following coding sequences:
- the camsap2a gene encoding calmodulin-regulated spectrin-associated protein 2a isoform X1, with protein sequence MGDLTDSRDPKKTFIVPAIKSFEHYDFNRAKIRASLTWLVAKAFGTDNVPEELNEPFYRDQYEQEHLKPPVAGLLLSAELYCRAGSLILKSDAVKPLLGHDAVIQALAQKGLYVTDQERLVTERDLQKKPIQMSAHLAMIDTLMMAYTVETVSVEKVMACMQQYSTDYPDGDVPYDTEDAVTSWMNKVNEYLKEIIIQEQRRMEAQNAEPVENPKSPTKWYMKLVPARYRKEQVLPKMVPWIPPVDNLLKDSTDGCALAALLHFYCPAIVSLGDICLKETMSLADSLYNLQLIQDFCREHLNHCCHFNLEDMLYAHSSLKNNYLVFMAELFWWFEVVKPQFVQPQVLDTEAPAPSLKNLPSVPISKVTKRSFMERPPSPDRPSLPLRPQPQTSGSGEIRRSTSMSFVDSFMGTWPKEKKSAAQGVSFEIPFDKECTNQTPTGRGMTRSASTEGFGFKMPHGTRGIKRNLSFQPVNGKNMGIEEEGCPDSQPQNLNSRLNGSGPPSIEEALEIIHNSEKQSQSPRAHAAGEGFFLHLQNKSELNPKVKDGELDSISESFKGVASSSTTEVDTGIHVRTEDIQETLDEDSSLRDCTVSMELDTDQDFEARACHSQGSISPCPSSLGAKSPAGSIPAPAFTPGIKMTSFAEQKFRKLNPNVEAKGGASQGTTPDGSDLTIPHSVSWAPSPDISPAHQPSKDPAQAMATEMVQLRMRLEEKRRAIEAQKKKVEAAFTRHRQKMGRSAFLTVVKRKGIDGTSPSQEDTPSSEGSKTPVETPQPDKSPLKSAGEDSTCEADLMEYTRSIEKLNASLSFLQTEMQRLAQQQEVIMQMREQQAWVVSPPQPSPQKQVRELRGSGTRSSGSPSPADSPRATHRSPTNLKRKSASFHSKTPRTPRPSELKITPFNRVLTVPQSVDSIPRLRRFSPSQSVSYSFSYLGSEKKPPSGAETTDKDIEQGLEALSIECSSGTNISPTKETQQAVTEDTDLSAKEPEDKGNKPTEEREKLKKPTDEIKPAVESNVSEVLSQIVMETVFVTPTEPVDIAHQTNKNLIEVPLSVLKPLDGQALEEEGEKETSGENQDDEQKMSCGFFFKDDMKGEDSMAMKRAALLEKRLRRERESQQRKQQLEAELEQKKEEARLKAEEDRMKKEEDKARREFIKQEYLRRKQLKLMEDMDTLVKPRSVGAKQRKPRPKSIHRDVMESPRTPVRATAGSRPRVFSVSSLSLASLGDNDSVNSDRKTPSRPDSADGCLSPTRSSSRNGEKDWENGSTTSSLTSNTEYTGPKLYKEPSAKSNKHIIQNALAHCCLAGKVNEGQKNKILEEMEKSGANNFLILFRDSGCQFRSLYTYCPDTEEITKLAGIGPKTISRKMIDGLYKYNSDRKQFSQIPAKTMSANVDAITIHSHLWQTKKPGTPKKVAAVKS encoded by the exons AGCGCCCACCTGGCCATGATTGACACGCTGATGATGGCGTACACAGTGGAGACGGTGAGTGTAGAGAAGGTGATGGCGTGCATGCAGCAGTACTCCACCGATTACCCAGACGGAGATGTGCCCTATGACACAGAGGATGCGGTCACCAGCTGGATGAATAAG gTGAACGAATACTTGAAGGAAATCATAATTCAAGAGCAAAGGAGAATGGAGGCGCAGAACGCAGAGCCTGTTGAGAATCCAAAG TCTCCAACCAAGTGGTATATGAAGCTGGTTCCT GCACGTTATAGGAAGGAGCAGGTTCTGCCCAAGATGGTTCCCTGGATCCCCCCGGTGGACAACCTCCTGAAGGACAGCACAGATGGCTGTGCCCTCGCCGCCCTGCTGCACTTCTACTGCCCCGCCATCGTCAGCCTTGGAG ACATTTGCCTGAAGGAGACCATGTCACTGGCAGACAGTCTGTACAACCTACAGCTCATCCAGGACTTCTGCAGGGAGCACTTGAACCACTGCTGCCACTTCAACCTGGAGGACATGCTCTACGCTCATTCTTCCCTCAAA AATAACTATCTTGTGTTTATGGCTGAGCTCTTCTGGTGGTTCGAGGTTGTTAAACCACAATTTGTTCAACCTCAGGTGTTGGACACTGAAG CACCAGCCCCTTCACTAAAAAATCTGCCATCTGTGCCCATCTCAAAAGTCACAAAGAGAAGTTTCATGGAAAGACCTCCTAGTCCAGACAGACCAag tCTCCCCCTCCGACCTCAACCACAGACTTCAGGCTCAG GTGAGATCAGGCGATCAACCTCAATGTCATTTGTGGACAGCTTCATGGGTACTTGGCCCAAGGAGAAGAA GTCTGCTGCTCAGGGTGTGTCCTTTGAAATCCCATTTGATAAAGAGTGCACCAATCAAACACCTACTGGCCGAGGAATGACTCGGTCTGCCAGCACTGAAGGTTTTGGTTTCAAGATGCCCCACGGGACAAGGGGCATCAAGAGAAACCTGTCCTTTCAGCCTGTCAATGGCAAGAACATGGGCATTGAGGAGGAAGGCTGTCCTGACAGCCAGCCACAAAATCTTAACAGCCGTCTAAATGGCTCAGGGCCACCTAGCATCGAAGAGGCCCTTGAGATCATCCACAACTCAGAGAAGCAATCACAGAGCCCCAGGGCCCATGCGGCCGGTGAGGGCTTTTTTCTTCACCTGCAGAATAAAAGTGAACTGAATCCCAAAGTAAAGGATGGCGAGCTAGACTCCATTTCAGAATCATTCAAAGGGGTTGCTAGCTCATCCACCACCGAAGTAGACACCGGCATCCATGTGCGGACAGAAGACATCCAAGAGACATTAGATGAGGACTCATCCCTTAGGGATTGTACTGTCAGCATGGAGCTTGACACAGATCAAGACTTTGAGGCAAGAGCTTGCCATAGCCAAGGCTCTATTAGCCCATGCCCCAGCAGCCTTGGTGCCAAGTCCCCTGCCGGAAGTATCCCAGCCCCTGCTTTTACACCTGGGATAAAGATGACCAGCTTTGCTGAGCAGAAATTCCGTAAACTGAATCCAAATGTGGAGGCCAAAGGTGGTGCTTCCCAAGGCACAACACCAGATGGTTCAGATCTCACCATTCCTCACTCTGTCTCCTGGGCCCCTTCGCCTGATATTAGCCCTGCACATCAGCCGTCCAAGGACCCAGCCCAGGCCATGGCTACAGAAATGGTGCAACTGCGCATGAGACTTGAGGAGAAGCGTCGAGCCATTGAAGCCCAGAAAAAGAAAGTGGAGGCGGCCTTTACCCGACACCGTCAAAAGATGGGACGCAGTGCTTTCCTCACGGTTGTCAAGAGGAAAGGAATAGATGGCACCTCACCATCTCAGGAGGACACTCCCAGCTCAGAGGGAAGCAAGACGCCAGTGGAGACACCCCAACCTGACAAGTCTCCGCTGAAGTCCGCAGGTGAGGACAGCACATGCGAGGCGGACCTGATGGAATATACACGCTCCATTGAGAAGCTCAATGCTTCCCTGAGCTTCTTGCAGACTGAGATGCAGCGACTTGCCCAGCAGCAGGAGGTAATCATGCAGATGCGGGAGCAACAGGCCTGGGTTGTGTCACCACCTCAACCTTCGCCACAAAAGCAGGTACGAGAGCTCAGAGGGAGTGGGACACGCTCTTCTGGGTCTCCCTCACCTGCAGATTCCCCTAGAGCTACACACCGTTCCCCTACAAACCTTAAGCGGAAGTCTGCTTCTTTCCATTCCAAGACACCAAGGACACCCAGACCCAGTGAGCTAAAGATCACTCCCTTCAACCGAGTCTTGACCGTTCCACAGTCAGTGGACAGCATCCCACGCCTCAGAAGATTCTCCCCTTCTCAGTCCGTGTCCTACTCGTTTTCTTATTTGGGAAGCGAGAAGAAACCACCATCAGGAGCTGAAACCACAGACAAGGACATTGAACAAGGCCTTGAGGCATTGTCTATTGAATGTTCTTCTGGAACTAACATCTCCCCAACCAAAGAAACTCAACAGGCAGTAACCGAAGACACTGACTTGAGTGCTAAGGAGCCAGAAGATAAAGGGAACAAACCAACAGAAGAAAGGGAAAAGCTGAAAAAGCCAACAGATGAAATTAAGCCTGCAGTGGAATCTAATGTGTCAGAAGTCTTGTCGCAGATTGTAATGGAGACCGTTTTTGTCACTCCCACCGAGCCAGTTGACATTGCCCATCAGACCAACAAAAATTTGATTGAGGTTCCACTGTCTGTTCTCAAGCCCCTGGATGGACAGGCGTTAGAAGAGGAAGGCGAAAAGGAGACTTCAGGGGAAAATCAGGACGATGAGCAGAAAATGTCCTGTGGATTCTTCTTCAAG GATGATATGAAAGGAGAGGACAGCATGGCCATGAAACGAGCGGCACTTCTGGAGAAAAGGCTGAGAAGAGAACGGGAGAGCCAGCAGAGGAAACAACAGCTGGAGGCAGAGCTTGAGCAAAAGAAAGAGGAGGCCCG GCTGAAAGCAGAGGAAGACCGCATGAAGAAGGAAGAAGACAAAGCCCGGCGGGAATTTATCAAGCAGGAGTACCTGAGGAGAAAACAGCTGAAGCTTATGGAGGACATGGACACGCTTGTCAAACCGCGGTCTGTGGGGGCCAAGCAGAGGAAACCAAGGCCCAAGTCCATCCACAGAGATGTGATGGAGTCCCCCAGGACTCCTGTCAGGGCCACGGCAG GTTCACGACCTCGTGTTTTTTCAGTGTCCAGTCTGTCTCTGGCCTCTCTTGGAGATAATGACAGTGTCAACTCGGATAGGAAAACACCCAG TAGGCCTGACTCGGCAGACGGTTGCCTTTCGCCCACTCGCTCCAGCAGTCGTAACGGAGAGAAAGACTGGGAGAATGGTTCCACCACATCCTCACTCACATCCAACACCGAATACACAg GTCCTAAATTATATAAGGAGCCCAGTGCAAAGTCAAATAAGCATATAATTCAGAATGCTTTGGCACATTGCTGTTTGGCTGGCAAAGTCAATGAGGGACAGAAAAACAAGATTTTGGAG GAAATGGAGAAATCAGGGGCCAACAACTTTCTGATCCTGTTCCGGGATTCCGGCTGCCAGTTTCGCTCTCTTTACACGTACTGCCCCGACACGGAGGAGATCACCAAGTTGGCCGGCATCGGTCCTAAAACCATCTCACGCAAGATGATCGACGGCCTCTACAAGTACAACTCGGACAGGAAGCAGTTCAGCCAAATTCCAGCCAAGACCATGTCTGCAAATGTCGACGCCATCACGATCCATAGCCACCTGTGGCAGACCAAAAAACCAGGAACACCGAAGAAAGTAGCGGCCGTAAAGTCCTAG
- the camsap2a gene encoding calmodulin-regulated spectrin-associated protein 2a isoform X2, producing the protein MGDLTDSRDPKKTFIVPAIKSFEHYDFNRAKIRASLTWLVAKAFGTDNVPEELNEPFYRDQYEQEHLKPPVAGLLLSAELYCRAGSLILKSDAVKPLLGHDAVIQALAQKGLYVTDQERLVTERDLQKKPIQMSAHLAMIDTLMMAYTVETVSVEKVMACMQQYSTDYPDGDVPYDTEDAVTSWMNKVNEYLKEIIIQEQRRMEAQNAEPVENPKSPTKWYMKLVPARYRKEQVLPKMVPWIPPVDNLLKDSTDGCALAALLHFYCPAIVSLGDICLKETMSLADSLYNLQLIQDFCREHLNHCCHFNLEDMLYAHSSLKNNYLVFMAELFWWFEVVKPQFVQPQVLDTEAPAPSLKNLPSVPISKVTKRSFMERPPSPDRPSLPLRPQPQTSGSGEIRRSTSMSFVDSFMGTWPKEKKSAAQGVSFEIPFDKECTNQTPTGRGMTRSASTEGFGFKMPHGTRGIKRNLSFQPVNGKNMGIEEEGCPDSQPQNLNSRLNGSGPPSIEEALEIIHNSEKQSQSPRAHAAGEGFFLHLQNKSELNPKVKDGELDSISESFKGVASSSTTEVDTGIHVRTEDIQETLDEDSSLRDCTVSMELDTDQDFEARACHSQGSISPCPSSLGAKSPAGSIPAPAFTPGIKMTSFAEQKFRKLNPNVEAKGGASQGTTPDGSDLTIPHSVSWAPSPDISPAHQPSKDPAQAMATEMVQLRMRLEEKRRAIEAQKKKVEAAFTRHRQKMGRSAFLTVVKRKGIDGTSPSQEDTPSSEGSKTPVETPQPDKSPLKSAGEDSTCEADLMEYTRSIEKLNASLSFLQTEMQRLAQQQEVIMQMREQQAWVVSPPQPSPQKQVRELRGSGTRSSGSPSPADSPRATHRSPTNLKRKSASFHSKTPRTPRPSELKITPFNRVLTVPQSVDSIPRLRRFSPSQSVSYSFSYLGSEKKPPSGAETTDKDIEQGLEALSIECSSGTNISPTKETQQAVTEDTDLSAKEPEDKGNKPTEEREKLKKPTDEIKPAVESNVSEVLSQIVMETVFVTPTEPVDIAHQTNKNLIEVPLSVLKPLDGQALEEEGEKETSGENQDDEQKMSCGFFFKDDMKGEDSMAMKRAALLEKRLRRERESQQRKQQLEAELEQKKEEARLKAEEDRMKKEEDKARREFIKQEYLRRKQLKLMEDMDTLVKPRSVGAKQRKPRPKSIHRDVMESPRTPVRATAGSRPRVFSVSSLSLASLGDNDSVNSDRKTPRPDSADGCLSPTRSSSRNGEKDWENGSTTSSLTSNTEYTGPKLYKEPSAKSNKHIIQNALAHCCLAGKVNEGQKNKILEEMEKSGANNFLILFRDSGCQFRSLYTYCPDTEEITKLAGIGPKTISRKMIDGLYKYNSDRKQFSQIPAKTMSANVDAITIHSHLWQTKKPGTPKKVAAVKS; encoded by the exons AGCGCCCACCTGGCCATGATTGACACGCTGATGATGGCGTACACAGTGGAGACGGTGAGTGTAGAGAAGGTGATGGCGTGCATGCAGCAGTACTCCACCGATTACCCAGACGGAGATGTGCCCTATGACACAGAGGATGCGGTCACCAGCTGGATGAATAAG gTGAACGAATACTTGAAGGAAATCATAATTCAAGAGCAAAGGAGAATGGAGGCGCAGAACGCAGAGCCTGTTGAGAATCCAAAG TCTCCAACCAAGTGGTATATGAAGCTGGTTCCT GCACGTTATAGGAAGGAGCAGGTTCTGCCCAAGATGGTTCCCTGGATCCCCCCGGTGGACAACCTCCTGAAGGACAGCACAGATGGCTGTGCCCTCGCCGCCCTGCTGCACTTCTACTGCCCCGCCATCGTCAGCCTTGGAG ACATTTGCCTGAAGGAGACCATGTCACTGGCAGACAGTCTGTACAACCTACAGCTCATCCAGGACTTCTGCAGGGAGCACTTGAACCACTGCTGCCACTTCAACCTGGAGGACATGCTCTACGCTCATTCTTCCCTCAAA AATAACTATCTTGTGTTTATGGCTGAGCTCTTCTGGTGGTTCGAGGTTGTTAAACCACAATTTGTTCAACCTCAGGTGTTGGACACTGAAG CACCAGCCCCTTCACTAAAAAATCTGCCATCTGTGCCCATCTCAAAAGTCACAAAGAGAAGTTTCATGGAAAGACCTCCTAGTCCAGACAGACCAag tCTCCCCCTCCGACCTCAACCACAGACTTCAGGCTCAG GTGAGATCAGGCGATCAACCTCAATGTCATTTGTGGACAGCTTCATGGGTACTTGGCCCAAGGAGAAGAA GTCTGCTGCTCAGGGTGTGTCCTTTGAAATCCCATTTGATAAAGAGTGCACCAATCAAACACCTACTGGCCGAGGAATGACTCGGTCTGCCAGCACTGAAGGTTTTGGTTTCAAGATGCCCCACGGGACAAGGGGCATCAAGAGAAACCTGTCCTTTCAGCCTGTCAATGGCAAGAACATGGGCATTGAGGAGGAAGGCTGTCCTGACAGCCAGCCACAAAATCTTAACAGCCGTCTAAATGGCTCAGGGCCACCTAGCATCGAAGAGGCCCTTGAGATCATCCACAACTCAGAGAAGCAATCACAGAGCCCCAGGGCCCATGCGGCCGGTGAGGGCTTTTTTCTTCACCTGCAGAATAAAAGTGAACTGAATCCCAAAGTAAAGGATGGCGAGCTAGACTCCATTTCAGAATCATTCAAAGGGGTTGCTAGCTCATCCACCACCGAAGTAGACACCGGCATCCATGTGCGGACAGAAGACATCCAAGAGACATTAGATGAGGACTCATCCCTTAGGGATTGTACTGTCAGCATGGAGCTTGACACAGATCAAGACTTTGAGGCAAGAGCTTGCCATAGCCAAGGCTCTATTAGCCCATGCCCCAGCAGCCTTGGTGCCAAGTCCCCTGCCGGAAGTATCCCAGCCCCTGCTTTTACACCTGGGATAAAGATGACCAGCTTTGCTGAGCAGAAATTCCGTAAACTGAATCCAAATGTGGAGGCCAAAGGTGGTGCTTCCCAAGGCACAACACCAGATGGTTCAGATCTCACCATTCCTCACTCTGTCTCCTGGGCCCCTTCGCCTGATATTAGCCCTGCACATCAGCCGTCCAAGGACCCAGCCCAGGCCATGGCTACAGAAATGGTGCAACTGCGCATGAGACTTGAGGAGAAGCGTCGAGCCATTGAAGCCCAGAAAAAGAAAGTGGAGGCGGCCTTTACCCGACACCGTCAAAAGATGGGACGCAGTGCTTTCCTCACGGTTGTCAAGAGGAAAGGAATAGATGGCACCTCACCATCTCAGGAGGACACTCCCAGCTCAGAGGGAAGCAAGACGCCAGTGGAGACACCCCAACCTGACAAGTCTCCGCTGAAGTCCGCAGGTGAGGACAGCACATGCGAGGCGGACCTGATGGAATATACACGCTCCATTGAGAAGCTCAATGCTTCCCTGAGCTTCTTGCAGACTGAGATGCAGCGACTTGCCCAGCAGCAGGAGGTAATCATGCAGATGCGGGAGCAACAGGCCTGGGTTGTGTCACCACCTCAACCTTCGCCACAAAAGCAGGTACGAGAGCTCAGAGGGAGTGGGACACGCTCTTCTGGGTCTCCCTCACCTGCAGATTCCCCTAGAGCTACACACCGTTCCCCTACAAACCTTAAGCGGAAGTCTGCTTCTTTCCATTCCAAGACACCAAGGACACCCAGACCCAGTGAGCTAAAGATCACTCCCTTCAACCGAGTCTTGACCGTTCCACAGTCAGTGGACAGCATCCCACGCCTCAGAAGATTCTCCCCTTCTCAGTCCGTGTCCTACTCGTTTTCTTATTTGGGAAGCGAGAAGAAACCACCATCAGGAGCTGAAACCACAGACAAGGACATTGAACAAGGCCTTGAGGCATTGTCTATTGAATGTTCTTCTGGAACTAACATCTCCCCAACCAAAGAAACTCAACAGGCAGTAACCGAAGACACTGACTTGAGTGCTAAGGAGCCAGAAGATAAAGGGAACAAACCAACAGAAGAAAGGGAAAAGCTGAAAAAGCCAACAGATGAAATTAAGCCTGCAGTGGAATCTAATGTGTCAGAAGTCTTGTCGCAGATTGTAATGGAGACCGTTTTTGTCACTCCCACCGAGCCAGTTGACATTGCCCATCAGACCAACAAAAATTTGATTGAGGTTCCACTGTCTGTTCTCAAGCCCCTGGATGGACAGGCGTTAGAAGAGGAAGGCGAAAAGGAGACTTCAGGGGAAAATCAGGACGATGAGCAGAAAATGTCCTGTGGATTCTTCTTCAAG GATGATATGAAAGGAGAGGACAGCATGGCCATGAAACGAGCGGCACTTCTGGAGAAAAGGCTGAGAAGAGAACGGGAGAGCCAGCAGAGGAAACAACAGCTGGAGGCAGAGCTTGAGCAAAAGAAAGAGGAGGCCCG GCTGAAAGCAGAGGAAGACCGCATGAAGAAGGAAGAAGACAAAGCCCGGCGGGAATTTATCAAGCAGGAGTACCTGAGGAGAAAACAGCTGAAGCTTATGGAGGACATGGACACGCTTGTCAAACCGCGGTCTGTGGGGGCCAAGCAGAGGAAACCAAGGCCCAAGTCCATCCACAGAGATGTGATGGAGTCCCCCAGGACTCCTGTCAGGGCCACGGCAG GTTCACGACCTCGTGTTTTTTCAGTGTCCAGTCTGTCTCTGGCCTCTCTTGGAGATAATGACAGTGTCAACTCGGATAGGAAAACACCCAG GCCTGACTCGGCAGACGGTTGCCTTTCGCCCACTCGCTCCAGCAGTCGTAACGGAGAGAAAGACTGGGAGAATGGTTCCACCACATCCTCACTCACATCCAACACCGAATACACAg GTCCTAAATTATATAAGGAGCCCAGTGCAAAGTCAAATAAGCATATAATTCAGAATGCTTTGGCACATTGCTGTTTGGCTGGCAAAGTCAATGAGGGACAGAAAAACAAGATTTTGGAG GAAATGGAGAAATCAGGGGCCAACAACTTTCTGATCCTGTTCCGGGATTCCGGCTGCCAGTTTCGCTCTCTTTACACGTACTGCCCCGACACGGAGGAGATCACCAAGTTGGCCGGCATCGGTCCTAAAACCATCTCACGCAAGATGATCGACGGCCTCTACAAGTACAACTCGGACAGGAAGCAGTTCAGCCAAATTCCAGCCAAGACCATGTCTGCAAATGTCGACGCCATCACGATCCATAGCCACCTGTGGCAGACCAAAAAACCAGGAACACCGAAGAAAGTAGCGGCCGTAAAGTCCTAG